TCAAAAACACTGTTTTCCTTCCTTCCCTGATCCTTTTCACTTAGAAGAAATTACTTTGTCACAATGTGATTGGGAATCTGAAAAAAAAACATACCTATTGGTATTTAATGGAATGAATGTTTCTGTTCACTCCGCAGAGTTTTTAGAAGAGGCCCTTTTGGATTCACCGTACAGCGATCCTAATGAAGGCCTATTTTTACTAGGTGACCAAGGAAATTTTGGAATATCAGGATTTATCGAAGATGGATTTTTAGTTTCAGAATTTTGGAAAGAAGATGTTAAATCCTCACTTCAAACCCATTCCAGTTTGCCCTCACTTCGTGCAACAAGAAAGGATGAAATGGATTACTTTGTTGCCAGTTATCCAATGTATGGACTTCCATTTCATTTATTCATTGTTAGTCCCAAAGATTTGGTGCTAATACCAATTAAAGAATCCTTAAAAAAGAACATAATCATATTAATTTCCTTACTTTTTTTATCTTTTCTTTTCTCTATAGCCATTTCTCTGAAAGAAATTGAGTCAAAACAAAAGTTAAGATTACTTTTACAGGAATTTCCGCATGCTGCCATTCTATATGATTCAAAAGGAAAAATAATTCTAGAGAATCAGGAAATTGAACCGAACCTTTTAGTCACAAATTTATTCCGAGAGCAACTTTCCGTTAAAGAATGGATTGAAAAGGAAGTTAGATTATTCTTACAAGACGAATCGCTTATACAGACGGATCAAACGAAACTTAGGAAAGAAGAATCCGAATTTTATTCCGATGATGGATCAGTATATTTATTAGAATTCACTTATCAACTATGGTTTTTGGAACAGAAATACCGTTTTGCAAGTGGTGCCCTCGTTTTAATTCAGAATGTAACTAAAAAACGTTTGGAATTCGAAAAGGAAATGGAATATGCCAAAGACTTACAAAAGAAATATCTCCCCAATCGGATTATTATTTTACCAAATTTAGATTATGAAGTTTTATACAAACCTTTGATCCAGGTGGGTGGTGATTATTACGACTATATTGATTTAGGAAACAACCGCTCTATTTTCGCTTTAGGTGATGTGATTGGTCATGGAGTAAAGGCTGCAATGATGATGACAGTTCTACGTGTTTTATTCCATCAAATTGTAAAAATAGAATCGGATCCGAAACAAATTCTGATCAAAATGAATGAAGGTGTATCCAATCATTTACCTGATCCTTTTGCTTTTGTTCCTTTTTTATTTCTGTTATTTGATTTTAATCAAAACACAATCACCTATGGAAATGCTGGTCATCCGGGGATGTTGTATCTTACAGGCAATGAGGTCCATTGTCCTGAAAAATTGAACCCTATGTTTGGAATGCTTCCCAATATGGAACCGAAAGTATTGGAATACCCAATCCAAAGAGGTGACAGATTTTTTCTTTTTACCGATGGATTAAAAGACGTAGAAAACTCAAAACAGGAAAAAATTTGGGAAAAGGAACTAACCGAGTTTTTTCTTTCAATGAAAACAAACCACATGTCTCTAATCAAACAAGAACTTGAATTAAAAATTAGATCCTATTCAGAAGGAATCCCTTTCCTGGATGATATCACCTGGATTGGGATTGAAGTGATTTAGTTCATTCTTCCAGCGGAGGATTCTCTAGAAGTTCGATTCCCTCGTTATTTTTGTGAAAATAATTCATATCCCATTCTGTATCAAAAAGAAGAGCCATATTGCCAAATAAATCTTCCACTAGTCCTGCGTTCGATGGAATCTTTGCCCTATCTTCCTTTTTAACCCATCTAGAAATTCCATAAGGTAATATATGAATGGATGTTTCTGCACCGTATTCATCTTTAAGTCGGCGTTGGAATACTTCGAATTGGAGCTTTCCCATGGCACCAATGATTGGCACACCACCACCAATGGTTCGTGAGGTGAAGAGATGTAAAATTCCTTCTTCAGCCAATTGGTCTAATCCTTTTTTAAAGGACTTTAACTGCAAAGTATCCTTACAAGAGATAGTAGCAAAAAGTTCGGGTGCGAAACTAGGTAGAGGACGAAGAGGTGGTGTATTTCCTGTAGATAATACATCCCCAATTTTATAAGTTCCTGGATTGACGAGTCCAATGATGTCTCCGGGATAAGCAGTATCAACTGTGTTTCGATCTTGTCCAAAAAAGGCGAAACTGGATGAAAGTTTGACTGGTTTATCCAATCGGTTATGATTTACGTTTAATCCCCGTTCAAAGACTCCAGAACAAATTCGTAAAAAAGCAATCCGATCTCGGTGAGCTTTGTTCATATTGGCTTGGACCTTAAATACAAATGCACTAAAAGGTGCATTGATTGGATCTAAATAATTTCCATCACGCAAAGGAATATGGTCAGGCCCTGGAGCTAATTCTAGGAATTTATTTAAAAAAAGTTCAATCCCAAAATTATTGACCGCCGAACCAAAGTAAACCGGTGTTTCTTTACCTAACAAAAACAAATTTTTGTCAATTTTACCAATACCATTTTCTACCAAATCGATTTGTTCCCGAAACGCTGATACAATTTCTGAATCAAACTGTTCATCTAAACTGGGATCATTCGGACCTGCCATACGAAAAACCGCCTTCTGTTTTCCCCCAGGGGTACGATCAAAGAGATATAATTGTTGGTCTCTTAAATCATAAACTCCCTTAAAATCAAAACCGGTTCCAAGAGGCCAAACATCTGGAACAGCTTTAATCCCAAGAACTTTTTCAATTTCATCAAGGAGCGCATAAAGGTCCTTCGTCGGACGATCCATCTTGTTGATGAAAGTAATGATAGGAATTCCCCTGTCCCGACAAACACGGAAAAGTTTAATAGTTTGAGGCTCAACCCCCTTTCCCGCATCCAGAACCATCACTGCCGTATCCGCCGCCATCAGGGTGCGGTAGGTATCCTCAGAAAAGTCTTCGTGACCTGGCGTGTCCAAAAGGTTTAGGACGTTACCTTTATATTCAAACTGGAGGGCTGCCGAAGTGATAGAAATCCCCCTCTCTTTTTCCATGGCCATCCAATCAGAAGTCGCTGACTTCCCTTCCTTTTTGGCCTTAACAGCTCCGGCAAGTTGGATGGCACCTCCGTATAGAAGTAACTTCTCAGTCAGAGTGGTTTTACCCGCATCGGGGTGAGCAATGATGGCAAAGGTTTTTCGGCGACGGACTTCTCTTTCAATCAGATCGGGAGACATAACTTGAGTTCCATACTGTCTAAATTTGAGATTCTGTCGAGAATAAAGAGAAATACCGGTTCCGAATCACAAGGAAGGGGTTGACTTGCAGATTATGTCCCATTAGATTGGGGTTAGAGGGATCTTCTTTGAGAAAGTTATTATCGTTTTTCTTTCTACTGGTAAGTACACAAGTTTTCCCTCTGGACTTTCCCAATTTTTCTTTGGGTGAAGAGAATGCCAAGGAAGAATTTAAACGTGGACTCACTTACAAAAATTTAAGAGAATATTCTGCGGCAAAAGAACGATTCCAAAAGGCAGTAAATTTAAAAAAAGACTTTCACTTAGCTCGCCTTGAACTTGCAAACAATTATTATTTGTTAGGTGAATGGGAAGAAGCCCTTGATGAGTTAGAAATTCTTGCCTCTAAAGCTAAAAACGATCTATTAATTATCAATAAAATAGAAGCACTTCGATTAGCAATTGCAGGTGGTGTCACTGATAAAGAGAAAATATATTTCAAAACGATTGAAGGCGATTCCATGCGTGGATACAGGTTTCGTAATCCTGTGGATATTACTTTTGATGAAGATGGAAATTTTTACGTCGCTGGTTTTGATACTTCTAATATTATAAAATTTAATGCCGCAGGATCTCCTATTTCTAATTGGCGCGGTGGAATCACAAGAAAACTGGATCGCCCTGTATCCTTAGCTTACCATCAGCAAAAAATCTATGTTGCTGATTTTGCACGAGATGAAATCCTAATCTTTGATCTTTCGGGAAGTTTTATTTCCTCCTTTGGTGGTTCTGGAAAAGGTCAAGGCCAATTCAGAGGTCCATCTTCCCTATTTATAGATCCCAATGGAAATATATTTGTAGCCGATTCAGGAAACGCTCGCATTCAAAAATTCAATGCCAGTGGTAAATTCATTTTAGAGTTTCAAGGTTCAGGAAACTCTAAATTAGGTAATCCTTCAGGAATCACCATTTTTGATGGAAAAATCTATGTTGTAGATAAAGAAAATCTGCGAGTGATTACTTTTGATGGTGATGGAAACACACTTAATATCATAGAAAAACCTGAGTGGAAAAAACCGAGAAGTATTCGTATTTTAGATAACCAAATTTTTCTAACAGATGAATTAACAGGAATATGGACCTACTCCTTGTTAAATGGTGAATGGAAACAACTCAGTAAGTTTAGAGACAAAAAGGGAGTTTACCGCGTTTTATTTCGTCCATTTGCAACTAATATGGACTCCACAGGAAGCCTTTATTTTGTGGATTTCGGAAAACATAGAATCGATATTTTTTCTCAAAAAAACCACTTACTTTCAAATTTAGACCTTAAAATTGAATCCATTGATACATCTGGATTCCCGGATATTCATATCTATACTCGAGTTCGAAACCGTGCCGGAAAAGAAATTGTTGGAATTGATCGTTTGAGTTTCAGAATATTCGAAAATGACAATATGACTCCTCTTTTTTCATTGGCAAACAAAAACAAATTAAACGACAAACTAAGTGTTGCCATGGTTTACGAAAATAGCGAAGGATTAAAAAAAGGAAAACTTTCCCTTGAAGACGGGCTTTTTCCATTTTTTCGTTCTTTACATGATACGGATAAAATTGCGTTATATCGGGCAGGAAAAGACAGCAATTTGATTTTACCAGAGACAGTTTCTCTTCGTGACATCCTTGCAAAAATTAGAGACAGTGTTCCCGAAGAAAAATACAATTTTGGGAAAGCAAGCATTGCAGCCTTACAAAAACTTTCCCTTGAAACAGGACCTAAGGTCTTGGTCTATTTGGTTTCTGGTGAAAGTAGAGAGGATAGTTTTTTACAATACCAAAAATCAAGAATTGTAGCTTTTTCCAAGGCTCATTCCATTCCTATTTATGTTTTGTCGGTAAATCCCAACCTAAACCTAGAAGAATCCTGGTCTGATATGACCGGACCTACTAATGGTCGTTATATTGTTCTTGATGGAGAAGGCGAAGAAAGGGAATTATATAAAAAATTAAAATCTCATATTGACTACCGATACATCCTGTCCTATAAAACTGATACAAATCCTGAGCTTATCAACCGGTACATCAAATTAGCAATTGGGGTTGAACATCGGGGAGTGAAAGGTAGAGATGAAGGAGGTTACTTTGTTCCAGAACCTCGTTAAACAGAAATTCAGGTTTGTGATTCTTAGTTTCTTACTTGTTTCAATAACAGTTTTAAATGCGGAGACTAGTGCTTTAGAAGATATAACCGAAGGCAAACGATTCCAGGCAGAGAACAACTGTAGAAAGGCAATTCAATTTTTCCAGTCTGCTCTGCAAAAAAACCGTAACTCCATTGATGCAAAATTAGGAGTAGCAGACTGTAGTTTTCGCTTCGGAGCTTTTCGGGAAAGTAAGAAGTTTTATTTGGAAATTCTAGAACGTGAACCCAAGTTTATTCCTGCGACCATAGGGTTATCTGAAATTTATTTGTCAGAATCAGACTTCAATTCGATTTCTAAGTTGATAGATCCCCTACTTATTGAATTTCCCAATCATACAGGTTTACGAATCACAGAAGCCAAATCCTTACAAAAACAAGGAAAACTAGATTCCGCAATTTTTAAAATCAAAACATTAGCAAAACGTTTGGAGGATCCTTCCGACTTGTTGTTAATGTTGGCAGAATTATATTTTACCAAACAAAATTATACCGAATCATTTAACGCAATAGATTTATATACAAAAAAAGAGCCAAATGATCCAGAAGGGTTTGCATTTAAAGCTAAAGTCCTATTATACCAAAACTACTTTTATCCAAACCAACTTAAATCGGTTTTACCATTAGTCGAAGAATCGATTCAAAATTCAATTAACCTAAATCCGAAGGGAGAACAGGCAAGATTCTATTCTGTTTATCATGATATGATTCTCTCGAACTTGGTAAGCGATAAAGAATTGAAAAGGCGTGCGTTTCGTACGATCTATGAATTAGCAAGGGAGTTTCCTGAAAACCAACTTTATCATAGTTTAGAAGCAAATCTTGCCTGGGAATTAGACGAAACAAAATTTGCCACTTACCATTATCGTAGAGCCTTACAATTAGATGATTTAGATGAGATGCTACGTTTCGAAGCTGAAGAATATTCAATTGTCAAAGAAAAGGAAGAGTCAAAATTACGAAGAGAATTGGGAGATTATAGAAGAGATCGATTTTATTCCGAAAAACATTCTCTCTATCATAAAAGTTCGTTATTTCATCTCAAACGAGCTAAAGACCTAAGCCCACAAACACCAACAATTCGAAAAGAAATATTGGAATTTTATAATCAAACGGGTGAAACTGCAAAATATACTAATTTGTTGCTACGGCTCAGAGAAGAAGATCCAAATTCTTTTAAACTGCAAAACAAACTAGAGTTTGCGATTAAAAACTTAAAAGAATCATTGGAGTTTCGGGAAGGTTACATTCAAATTGATCCAAATATGGTTGAGGAAAATGTTCAAAGGTATAGTCCTGAAGTTTATGTTTTTGATTTAGAATCGAGTTTGCCTTTTCCTTACCATTTACAAGCAGGAAGACTTTTGGCGGATGTTATTCGTTACAACTTAAAACAAATGCAGTCAGTTCGTGTTGTGGAAGGTGATGAGTTTAAACAGATTCGCAATTTACTAAAAGATACGAGTTACCATCCCTTTTCGCAAACCATTCCCTTTACCATTGATAACCTTCATCTGCTTGATACAAAAAGAAAAAATGCAACTAAAATACGTTACGTCGTTCATGGAAGATACCAAATCAAAGATGGTGATATTCGTTTGGATGTATCTGTATATGATAGAAATAGCCTGAGAGATATAGCTACCTGGTCTACAAACCAGAGGGGAAGAGATAGTCTTCCTACCATCATTCATCGTGTTTCCGAAAGAATCAGAGACCTACTTCCTAAAGAAGGCAAAATCTTAAAAGTCAAAAAGGATGAAGTGATTGTCTCCCTAGGTAAAGATGATGGATTACAAAAAAAATCTAAGTTGGATTTTCATAGAAGAGGAAAAACATTATTCTCAGGTGAAATTATTGAATTAGGAAAATCAATTTCCTCAGTGAAACCGAATGTTAGGGGATGGGAAAAGGAACTAGCAACGGGAGACGATGTTATTCTTTCCACGGACTCTCAAACAGAGAAGAAAAATAAGTAAGGATCTCTTCAGAAATTCTTTCTTCTTTAGTTTCTGTCAGATTTTGAATTTCCAGTTGGCAAAGATTTCGATGGAAATAAACAGATTTTATCCCTTCTCTTTGGAAACAGTTCGATAGAATAGGACGTAACTTAAAAAAATCTTTTTCTTCTAAGTAAATGGGGTCTTTAGTAAATTCATAATTGGAAATTAATTTATGAATATTTTCTCTCGGAGTTTTTTTCCATTCTAGATCCACATTCGGATAAAAATAGAATTTCCCCAATTCAAATTGAAGTTCTCCCGATGATAAAAGGTTTTTTACTCTTTCATTTTCAAAGCGTACAGATCCAAAATCGGAACTCGATTGATCTGTAAATCCGACAAGGACAGAACCGACTCCCTCTTTATCACGTTCTATTTTTAATAGCAAAACCTGGGGTCTACCTAGTTTTTCCGACTCCTCTTCGATTCTTTTTTTTGCTTCTAAAGAAATTGTTAGTTCTTGTTTTCTTTTTTTAAATGGGAACCACATCATTTTCAATTGATTACCTTCTAATGAGTATGAATACATTTATTTACAGATCTAGTTTTCCGATAAAAAAAAAGGAATTATTTCAGTTTCACGAGGATCCAATCGGTTTTCAAACTTTGGTTAGCGGTGCAACAGGAGTCAAAGTTTTAAAAGCACCAAAATCTCTCCAGGTTGGCGAAGAAGTGATTTTAGAAATAAACATCTTTCCTTTTTGGAAAAAGATCTGGGTAGCAAAACACATTTCCTATAAAAAAAATGAGTTCTTTATAGATAACCAAGAAAAAGGTCCTTTTCTAAAATTTGAACATACACACCGATTTTTAGATGAAGCTGATGGTGGCTGTATTCTCTCTGAGGAAATACAAATCCACTTCTACTTTTGGACCATTTCTCGTGTATTCTTACTTCCTATTTTATTTTTAATGTTTCATAAACGACATACACTTACGGGAAAACATTTTGGTGTTAAACCAAAACTAATTTTTTGCGGGTATTCTTGATCCATAATCGATCAACTGGCGACTATATTCTCTCTCCATAAGAGGAGATGAAATTAAAAAATCAGCACTTGAACGATTGCATGCCATGGGAATATTATACAATACGGCAATACGTAATAAGGCTTTGACATCGGGATCATGCGGTTGGGCAGAAAGTGGATCCCAGAAAAATACCATAAAATCAATTCCATCTTCGACAATCTTTGACCCTATCTGTTGGTCACCACCAAGAGGTCCCGAAATGAAACGAAACACAGGAAGTCCGATCTGTTCATGAATCAATTTTCCAGTAGTACCTGTGGCAGATAGATGATGTTTACTTAAGGTTCCTTTATTGTATTTTACCCAGTCCAATAAATCTTC
This genomic window from Leptospira bandrabouensis contains:
- a CDS encoding peptide chain release factor 3, yielding MSPDLIEREVRRRKTFAIIAHPDAGKTTLTEKLLLYGGAIQLAGAVKAKKEGKSATSDWMAMEKERGISITSAALQFEYKGNVLNLLDTPGHEDFSEDTYRTLMAADTAVMVLDAGKGVEPQTIKLFRVCRDRGIPIITFINKMDRPTKDLYALLDEIEKVLGIKAVPDVWPLGTGFDFKGVYDLRDQQLYLFDRTPGGKQKAVFRMAGPNDPSLDEQFDSEIVSAFREQIDLVENGIGKIDKNLFLLGKETPVYFGSAVNNFGIELFLNKFLELAPGPDHIPLRDGNYLDPINAPFSAFVFKVQANMNKAHRDRIAFLRICSGVFERGLNVNHNRLDKPVKLSSSFAFFGQDRNTVDTAYPGDIIGLVNPGTYKIGDVLSTGNTPPLRPLPSFAPELFATISCKDTLQLKSFKKGLDQLAEEGILHLFTSRTIGGGVPIIGAMGKLQFEVFQRRLKDEYGAETSIHILPYGISRWVKKEDRAKIPSNAGLVEDLFGNMALLFDTEWDMNYFHKNNEGIELLENPPLEE
- a CDS encoding PP2C family protein-serine/threonine phosphatase; protein product: MYSGYRVRELFDHFFYVIKTKSFLKLFLSIITFLILPYFLLVSSMIDSRYKEALDWNQRFQLIRIQLLSIDLENQIREQINKDISEKKNLGFISLNELSQIQKHCFPSFPDPFHLEEITLSQCDWESEKKTYLLVFNGMNVSVHSAEFLEEALLDSPYSDPNEGLFLLGDQGNFGISGFIEDGFLVSEFWKEDVKSSLQTHSSLPSLRATRKDEMDYFVASYPMYGLPFHLFIVSPKDLVLIPIKESLKKNIIILISLLFLSFLFSIAISLKEIESKQKLRLLLQEFPHAAILYDSKGKIILENQEIEPNLLVTNLFREQLSVKEWIEKEVRLFLQDESLIQTDQTKLRKEESEFYSDDGSVYLLEFTYQLWFLEQKYRFASGALVLIQNVTKKRLEFEKEMEYAKDLQKKYLPNRIIILPNLDYEVLYKPLIQVGGDYYDYIDLGNNRSIFALGDVIGHGVKAAMMMTVLRVLFHQIVKIESDPKQILIKMNEGVSNHLPDPFAFVPFLFLLFDFNQNTITYGNAGHPGMLYLTGNEVHCPEKLNPMFGMLPNMEPKVLEYPIQRGDRFFLFTDGLKDVENSKQEKIWEKELTEFFLSMKTNHMSLIKQELELKIRSYSEGIPFLDDITWIGIEVI
- a CDS encoding methylglyoxal synthase, with the translated sequence MVLIQRKMEITKKIVLIAHDNRKEDLLDWVKYNKGTLSKHHLSATGTTGKLIHEQIGLPVFRFISGPLGGDQQIGSKIVEDGIDFMVFFWDPLSAQPHDPDVKALLRIAVLYNIPMACNRSSADFLISSPLMEREYSRQLIDYGSRIPAKN
- a CDS encoding tetratricopeptide repeat protein produces the protein MFQNLVKQKFRFVILSFLLVSITVLNAETSALEDITEGKRFQAENNCRKAIQFFQSALQKNRNSIDAKLGVADCSFRFGAFRESKKFYLEILEREPKFIPATIGLSEIYLSESDFNSISKLIDPLLIEFPNHTGLRITEAKSLQKQGKLDSAIFKIKTLAKRLEDPSDLLLMLAELYFTKQNYTESFNAIDLYTKKEPNDPEGFAFKAKVLLYQNYFYPNQLKSVLPLVEESIQNSINLNPKGEQARFYSVYHDMILSNLVSDKELKRRAFRTIYELAREFPENQLYHSLEANLAWELDETKFATYHYRRALQLDDLDEMLRFEAEEYSIVKEKEESKLRRELGDYRRDRFYSEKHSLYHKSSLFHLKRAKDLSPQTPTIRKEILEFYNQTGETAKYTNLLLRLREEDPNSFKLQNKLEFAIKNLKESLEFREGYIQIDPNMVEENVQRYSPEVYVFDLESSLPFPYHLQAGRLLADVIRYNLKQMQSVRVVEGDEFKQIRNLLKDTSYHPFSQTIPFTIDNLHLLDTKRKNATKIRYVVHGRYQIKDGDIRLDVSVYDRNSLRDIATWSTNQRGRDSLPTIIHRVSERIRDLLPKEGKILKVKKDEVIVSLGKDDGLQKKSKLDFHRRGKTLFSGEIIELGKSISSVKPNVRGWEKELATGDDVILSTDSQTEKKNK
- a CDS encoding 6-bladed beta-propeller, whose amino-acid sequence is MRKLLSFFFLLVSTQVFPLDFPNFSLGEENAKEEFKRGLTYKNLREYSAAKERFQKAVNLKKDFHLARLELANNYYLLGEWEEALDELEILASKAKNDLLIINKIEALRLAIAGGVTDKEKIYFKTIEGDSMRGYRFRNPVDITFDEDGNFYVAGFDTSNIIKFNAAGSPISNWRGGITRKLDRPVSLAYHQQKIYVADFARDEILIFDLSGSFISSFGGSGKGQGQFRGPSSLFIDPNGNIFVADSGNARIQKFNASGKFILEFQGSGNSKLGNPSGITIFDGKIYVVDKENLRVITFDGDGNTLNIIEKPEWKKPRSIRILDNQIFLTDELTGIWTYSLLNGEWKQLSKFRDKKGVYRVLFRPFATNMDSTGSLYFVDFGKHRIDIFSQKNHLLSNLDLKIESIDTSGFPDIHIYTRVRNRAGKEIVGIDRLSFRIFENDNMTPLFSLANKNKLNDKLSVAMVYENSEGLKKGKLSLEDGLFPFFRSLHDTDKIALYRAGKDSNLILPETVSLRDILAKIRDSVPEEKYNFGKASIAALQKLSLETGPKVLVYLVSGESREDSFLQYQKSRIVAFSKAHSIPIYVLSVNPNLNLEESWSDMTGPTNGRYIVLDGEGEERELYKKLKSHIDYRYILSYKTDTNPELINRYIKLAIGVEHRGVKGRDEGGYFVPEPR
- a CDS encoding SRPBCC family protein gives rise to the protein MNTFIYRSSFPIKKKELFQFHEDPIGFQTLVSGATGVKVLKAPKSLQVGEEVILEINIFPFWKKIWVAKHISYKKNEFFIDNQEKGPFLKFEHTHRFLDEADGGCILSEEIQIHFYFWTISRVFLLPILFLMFHKRHTLTGKHFGVKPKLIFCGYS